From one Longimicrobium sp. genomic stretch:
- a CDS encoding radical SAM protein, protein MDAMTLEQKLELLIGLAGDDRDGAPGKDRAMLPPRLRHANDVGALRPVNIRELRVAGKGKLSLMRILMTNACSFNCHYCPMRRDRAMPRTLLKPEELVKIFLDAFHRGWCSGLFITTGIPGRPVKVMDDLIQVMELLREKHRFTGYVHVKMVPGGQAAQIERLTALASRVSLNLEAPCGSSLAQIAPEKSLDTSLASLEQARRLVSRERGERRDGKPGDPLHPGGASGMTMQFVVGATPDSDRTLLGKVTELYARGGIHHAHFSAFRPIRDTPLENAPETPVLRENRLYQADYLVRQYGFGADEVVFDERGNLPLGNDPKTSWALAHPERFPVEVKTTSYEDLVRVPGIGPGTAKRIVAERATTVLRGLADLRKLGAVTTRAAGFLTLGGKRLQTVKWTEQLGFWGPDDDTGRHHLTYSVSPGTFR, encoded by the coding sequence ATGGATGCGATGACGTTGGAGCAGAAGCTGGAGCTGCTGATCGGCCTGGCGGGCGACGACCGCGACGGGGCGCCTGGTAAGGACCGCGCAATGCTTCCGCCCCGGCTGCGACACGCCAACGACGTGGGCGCGCTGCGGCCGGTGAACATCCGCGAGCTGCGCGTGGCCGGCAAAGGCAAGCTGTCGCTGATGCGCATCCTGATGACCAACGCGTGCAGCTTCAACTGCCACTACTGCCCCATGCGCCGCGACCGCGCCATGCCGCGCACGCTGCTGAAGCCCGAGGAGCTGGTGAAGATCTTCCTCGATGCCTTCCATCGCGGCTGGTGCAGCGGGCTGTTCATCACCACGGGCATTCCCGGCCGGCCCGTGAAGGTGATGGACGACCTGATCCAGGTGATGGAGCTGCTACGCGAGAAGCACCGCTTTACCGGATACGTCCACGTGAAGATGGTGCCGGGCGGGCAGGCGGCGCAGATCGAGCGGCTGACGGCGCTGGCCAGCCGCGTGTCGCTGAACCTGGAGGCGCCCTGCGGATCGTCGCTCGCGCAGATCGCGCCCGAAAAGAGCCTCGACACCTCGCTGGCCAGCCTGGAGCAGGCGCGCAGGCTGGTTTCGCGCGAGCGCGGGGAGCGGCGCGACGGCAAGCCCGGCGACCCGCTGCACCCCGGCGGAGCCTCGGGAATGACCATGCAGTTCGTCGTGGGCGCCACGCCCGACAGCGACCGCACGCTGCTGGGCAAGGTGACGGAGCTGTACGCCCGTGGCGGCATCCATCACGCGCACTTCAGCGCCTTTCGCCCCATCCGCGACACCCCTCTGGAGAACGCGCCCGAAACGCCGGTGCTACGCGAGAACCGGCTGTACCAGGCCGACTACCTGGTGCGCCAGTACGGCTTCGGGGCAGACGAGGTGGTGTTCGACGAGCGCGGCAACCTGCCGCTGGGCAACGATCCCAAGACCTCGTGGGCGCTCGCCCACCCGGAGCGCTTTCCCGTGGAGGTGAAGACGACCTCGTACGAAGACCTGGTGCGCGTCCCAGGAATTGGGCCGGGGACGGCGAAGCGCATCGTGGCGGAGCGTGCGACCACCGTCCTGCGCGGTTTGGCGGACCTGCGGAAGCTGGGCGCGGTCACCACGCGCGCGGCGGGGTTCCTGACGTTGGGCGGCAAGCGCCTGCAGACGGTGAAGTGGACGGAGCAGCTTGGGTTCTGGGGCCCGGACGATGATACCGGCCGCCATCACCTGACCTACAGCGTCAGCCCCGGCACCTTCCGGTAG